Proteins from one Macrobrachium rosenbergii isolate ZJJX-2024 chromosome 14, ASM4041242v1, whole genome shotgun sequence genomic window:
- the LOC136845785 gene encoding transcription factor HES-2-like, which translates to MPSSTSDRQFGDAKAAAAERRRTNKPIMEKKRRQRINDSLNQLKILVLEALKKDPSRYNKLEKADILEMTVRHVQNLHRQPQHTPAPCPTPVDPAAKYLAGFSHCVSEVNKFLERDTSLTGGQRSRILLHLSESLTSIRTGASPASSPSPQPQPSSEVVPAASSPRANTPLVEATYHRHQQLTPLSDPLVMRGVSLVPAHLLTGQMAYILPHGVVSTTVANTVATSAPAGDYHQVPLSPPPSVPSPSLSFSSSPPASPCRSPSPQPLDLAPIRHPEDDCCWRPW; encoded by the exons ATGCCGTCCAGCACGAGTGATAGACAGTTCGGCGATGCTAAAGCCGCTGCCGCAGAGAGAAGGAGAACGAACAAACCCATAATGGAGAAAAAGAGGCGCCAGAGAATTAATGACAGTTTAAATCAACTCAAAATTTTGGTCTTAGAAGCCCTCAAGAAAGAC CCATCCAGATACAACAAACTGGAGAAAGCAGACATCCTTGAGATGACAGTCAGACACGTCCAGAATCTTCACCGCCAGCCTCAGCATACTCCTGCCCCTTGCCCCACCCCCGTCGACCCTGCTGCCAAGTACCTCGCAGGATTCAGCCACTGCGTCTCGGAAGTTAACAAGTTCCTCGAGCGAGACACTTCCTTGACGGGAGGACAACGATCTCGCATCCTTCTCCACCTTTCGGAGTCACTGACTTCCATCCGAACGGGAGCTAGCCCAGCTTCCAGCCCTTCCCCTCAGCCCCAGCCTTCGTCAGAAGTCGTCCCCGCAGCATCTTCGCCACGAGCGAATACTCCCTTGGTCGAGGCGACTTACCACCGGCATCAGCAACTCACGCCTCTGAGCGACCCCTTAGTGATGCGAGGGGTATCCTTGGTGCCAGCTCATCTCCTGACGGGTCAGATGGCGTACATTCTTCCTCACGGAGTTGTGTCAACAACGGTTGCTAACACCGTCGCCACTTCCGCTCCTGCAGGAGATTACCACCAGGTTCCTCTGTCTCCTCCCCCCAGTGTGCCATCTCcgtccctttcattttcttcctctccgCCAGCGTCCCCCTGCAGGAGCCCATCTCCACAGCCATTGGATCTTGCCCCTATCCGTCATCCCGAGGATGACTGCTGCTGGCGCCCTTggtga